The following DNA comes from Triplophysa dalaica isolate WHDGS20190420 chromosome 5, ASM1584641v1, whole genome shotgun sequence.
TAGAGGTGCTGAAAGAAACAAAAGCACACGATTACACCACATGCTCGTATTCAAAACGCATTTATAACATgcacaagaaaaacaaagcagaaaCCTCGCTTACCCTTTCCAATCTAGAGCTCTTCATAGCTTTTAAAGCAGCAGAATCGATCAACATCGGTGGTCCCAGTTCAAACACATCCCTTATAAACTCGTTCGCCTGCGATTGAAAAATTCTGCATGTTGTTCACTTCAATACACTGTAGAATTAAACCACAGTTAACGCTTGAGCTTTACCTGTAAATGATAGTTCATGCCAGAGCCCACAAACTCTCTGAAAATGTCATACATCCTCTTCCTAACCCAGCTGTCAATGACCATGCGCTCTGTCCCGAAGCGAATTGTCTCAGTTTGAAAATCCCCATCCTGTTTCAAAATGCAGAAGTGGATCAGTTTCAGAAGAGAGGTCAGTTTCAGAACTACACACCAAGTATGACAACCAGCCCTACCTCTACTGCCTTCAGGACATCTCTGAAAACAGATCTTTGCTTTCTCTTATCAGTCTTAGCTCTGTGTTTGTTGCAGTCGGTGGCCAACGCATTCAGCTTTTCACACAATGGCTCCCAGTCGTCATATTCAAAGTCCTGCGGAAGGTCAATGATCATTCCATCATCATTCAAATGACTCATCCTAGGACTAGCTACAATTACAGTAATTAGCGTAAGAGATTTTGCTAAAAGTAAGTCCAAAaaggttgtttggttatcagtgGGCAGAGCTGCTGCGTGTTATTTACTCAAGAGAGCAATAAAAAGTAAGGAAAAACCATGGTCTCCAACAAGACACTTGTTATAAAGGGATATAATCCAAAGTAAGAGCTTTCAAAGCATTGAGGTCATTTGACTGAATACACAATTGTCAATACTTCAACAGTGAATCATCAAATCAAAGGGGAGTCTCAACTATTGGTTCTAAAATGTAACTTTTGTGATTTATTCCACGGCTTTAAATTGCGAGTTTACAGGATGTGCGAGACTTACAGGGTCAACATCGCGGATGAGTTCGAACAGCAGCGCGATGGTCTCTCCGGCAGCAATTCTCATGTTGACCTCATCGTTCTCCAGCAGACGAGGAAGTTTAGACAAATGTCTGAAAAATGGCAGAATGTCAGAAACCGAGAGGTGATTGAACCCAAGTGTTTTTACAACAGAGCTGATGGGCGTCTATATACGTACTTCTCTGTGATGGCTCTTATGTGGTTGCCTGGGCAGATGGTAAGAAGCAGGGCCCAGGACAGAAGAGCGTTGGTGTGGAGCTGTGTGGTCTGAGGGTTAACAGAAGGTCTGGTCCCGTCCTCCCTAACGTACGAGCGAGTGAAGAGGGTCTCAAAGCTCTCCATAGTGCCATACACATCCTGGAAGACAAAAGCAGATTAGAGAAAAGTTTAGACAAAATGAAAGTagtcatctttttttttttggagttTTGCATTCCACACTTACCATGATATCATCTTCAGCTACAAGACTGCAAAGGCCCAGACTTGTTGCACACTGAAAGATAATTTGAGATGAGATGGTTACAAAATCCCCAAGATTTATCTTTTAAAGGAGCATCCTTGGACAAAACACGTACAGCTTGTCTGGCCTGGATGTTGGCTGTTCCGTCATTCAGGATGGTCTTAAAAACAGGTTTAAGCGTCTTAAAAACCTCCTCGCTCTCAATTCCAGAACCCAGCTGGATGCACAGAAGACACGCCAGAGAGGCGGCAGCACTCTGCTCCACTCCCTTCCCTGAATCACACGCAAGCGGAAAACTTCAGATCAATCATTCCACCAGCTGAGGaaatcttcaaaacacaaacctAAAACCGCAAACCTTTCTTCAAACAGCGCTCGATGCTGTCCGTGATGGTCATCCTTCTCTCGGAAATAAACTCGTACAGGATTTTGGTTGCCATGGCAGTCTTAAGTCCGTCAAGGGCACCTTGCCTGGTCTTGGCACTAGAAAGAGAATGCAATTACACAGTTCAGACTGCCGCAGTGGGGTTTGCTGGAGGAGGTTGTCAACACGTTGAACCAAAACCTTACAACATCATCTGGATCATTCTACAGTTTTAAACATGTGCTTGAAAACAAACCTCTTATCCACCGTGCTGTCGATGTACACCTTCAGTTTATACTGGAAGTCCTCTTGAGTCATTTCCTCACTTTCACCAGCTGTTGGACAATCATCATAACGTCACATTTATCCCTGCCATCATCTCGTGCCAAAACATGATACAGTACTCAAGGTTTACTGAAAATCACAACATACCATCCTCGGGTGCACTGGTTCTCTCACTGAGGCTGCTGCAGTGACTGAGGGTCTCAATAGATGAATCTTCATCACTGAACGGAAGGACATTTCCCTGTTGTCCGCCTGCAAAACAAACTATATTAAAAGAGTCACAGATAACTTCACCATTGTGTTTGTATGACTTGTTGATCCACTTTTATTAGTCAAGAAATAACTCTTATTGGAGTAATTATAGATACTGTACTCCATAATTcattatgtcattcaaaatctaaACGCTTTCTTCTACGGACGACataagaaatgtctttgtggttttgtctccatacagtGGAATTCAAtgtcaccctcatgtcattacaaaactGTGTCTCACGTGACGGCACATGCATGTGGTCGATTCTCTTATCAGCTCTGTGAAACGCAGTCATCTACAGAAAGTACAAAGTGTCTCCATTCGTTTGACAAGGTCACAGGGTGTCAGGACAGGTTCTTATCATGTAAACAAAAGAGAACAGTAAACATGTCCAGGTATAGGAAAGAATTCTGGGATACAGGGATCATAATGTGTGTTGGCATGACAGCAGTATGCTCGGTTTTCCTTCATGATCAGTGGTTTCAGACAGCAGATGGGCGGAGATCATTTAACACGTTGCAGATTGATGTACAAACAGCATTGGACTGAGATATTTGTTCCTGCTCACTTCCCATCCTGCAGTTCGTCCCAAAGCAGGCGTGTTATATAAGTAGGCTCGTGCATGGCCTTTAGTTTCCTTCTCTCCAGTAACACACACTGACAGCTTCAGGAATATAACGAAAAATGATGGCCGCAACTCCGCATgaacataattaatatttccCAATTATTTAGCCAACGTCAAATTACAGTTGATCGCTTgttttacaattatatttattctCGTGTCAtttattgttgatattaaataacaacaacCGCTATTTGCATGAATAACGTTAGCGGTTTTCAATCAATTTGACAAGGTTTTGAGATCAATCTCCGCTATCAATCTAAACACCGCCCttaaaaacaaattacattttaaaacataaaagacaTTATGTACCGTCGATGACTCGAGCTGTGTATTATTCTTTTGTTTGTAAAAGAAAGACATTGACTCCTTGGTGTCAACCAAAGCAGGGCCATGCGATCGTGGGAGTTGTAGTTTGTTATCGTCTTTACTCCATTGCGCGCTCGTTGTAAAGGACTACAATCCCCAGAATTTCCATTGGCGCAGGCCGCGCAAAAACAACCGGTGATTTCCAGTCATTCTAGCCTACTTACCTCTGCCGCTCCTTTTCTTGGCCCGTGGCATCTTGTTTAAATGAGTTGCTCCGCTCCTAAAATCAGCCGATACACGACcagtttttaatataatgtCTTTTGAGTAAAGTATTTTCCAACGGCACAGTGAAATGGAAAGTATTAAAAGCGAATCCGGTGAAAGACTTTAAGCTCAAGCGATACATTTTCCTCAAAAACTACGGCTGCGTCAGCGGGCTACAGCCGAGCGCTTTTATACGGCTGCCGGTGACGTCTTTAAGGGGGCGTTACCTCACGTGGACCTAGATACAGCCTGGCCAATCCCTGCGCAGGCCGAGCAGGCGTCAATATTCCgcttgtatttgtttttgctgtCACGTCCTCCTGCGGGTTCGGATTCCGCGTGTTGCATTGAACGCTctgcagttttttttgtgtaagaTGAATAACATTTGAAGCGAATCATGACGTTTGTTTAGTAAAAAGATATGCTTCAAAAAACGTTTAAGTGTTGCATTTGTTTTAAGACAAACGCGTGTGTCAAGACCACGTGGAATTCGTGATACAGGATCAACAGGTGGACACGAGGTTGAACTCACagctgacaaaacaaaaaaagcacagACTGTGTCACACGcgtgttttatattaaaacctGTCTGCTATGTTACAattctgttttataaaatgccTCATTCAATGTTTAGTGTTTATATGTGTCTATGGGAGTAATCGTTAACATGTGTTAAATCACGTGATGTATATTTCATATCTATCACACAAGTAGCATGAGATCGTTCACAAAAGCGTTTGGCGTTTTATTCAAGGATCCCCACCTATTGGCAATTATGGGAAATTAAAATAAGGGGCACCACTAGAGGGAGctctttataaataattgtCACTGGCATTCAGTGAATCTGATATTGTTGGATTATTTATGAAGGATGTTTTATGATTGAAGTCAGTCGAATCTAAGGCAGCATTGAAGCACATTCTGTTGCATTGCATTTCCCCTTGTTCTATTTAATTTAGTTTggttaaatcagatttttttttaatcgtcTCAcctgtgttttaattttatggTGGAAGACCAAAGACAAACTGCTTGGGAATTGAACTCACCAACACATCTTCACATTAATGCAGATGAGGGGCGTTCACCAGTACGGCTTGACATGAATGCAGATATAAGGCTGACAGAAGACATGTATTGGGTATAAAGAAGTGCTGGGTTTATATAATTATTCTGTGCTTGaactttgtgtttaataattGATGACGCACCCTAAGGCACTGGGCAGGGGGTCGATGCGTCACGCTACTGTTAGAAATCAAAAGATGTCAAAGAGTTAAAAAGGCAGCaagtttgtttgatgtttgttgAATTATTCTAAGGAAGTAAGGTGCACTTCAAGACCACTTTAGATAATGTGAAAAGGATATAAATACTTTCACCTGATActacatttaaacaataaattcaaacatgaatgtttcttctgtttttacTACATtgcatttaaactttaaaaaatgttattaggATTTCTATACATTCCTGGTATGTGTTTTGTAGAAGGACATAATAAAACACTGTAAgtcttaaatattaaaatccGATGATATAAGAAAATAATTACACAGCTGTGTAAGTGttttcacagttttatttttttcatttaatggcTGTAATATGCATTTTTTACTGTCCTAATGAATCTGCTCACTGAACACATGAGCATGAGGTTGACAGAGATAACAGATTGCATAAACTGTCTGCCAGTTCGGCGGTGTGAAAGTTTCACACCTCTCAGGTCAGTAAGTGTTTGAAGAAATGAGCAGAGTTTTTTAACAGCACATTCTTCTCTTGTTCTTATCAAGATATTGTGATGctatgtctgtctgtcagctTTTATAAATATCATATGTGTGTGCCAGAGAGAACCCCAGATTTATTCATCATTCTTTAAAACTTTCATCCATCTTTGTTGCAAATTGGATAGAGGAtggtgctagcaacgccaaggtcttgggttcgatctcagggattgcacatactccaaaaaactgtattgtattatgcaatgtaagtcaaatgcatgaatgtaaatgtaatctgtTCTTACAAAACCTTTCTTCCTGCAGATTCAAAGGAATATGTCCCACATACtgaaaacacagtatttcaTTACACACTGTTTTGACAACATGATTACATTAAAGTCACTGCATGTCGGATACACTGGGGTAATGGATCCAATAACAAAACTGGTGCTACGTACACCTGCtatgaaaacatttgattttttatCGGCTGTAATAATTAAATCTCTGTCACCTTATAGGCTTCGTATCTCATCACTAGAGGACGATGGCAAAAACTACCTGCCACTTCCACATGAGATGTACTGtccagtgtttttgttttttcgaTAAAAGTACAAAGTGTCGTCTTGGCAGTATACGAGTCCTGGCATCGGGTTTCCCACCATTTTCCAGGTTTCCACCCCACACGCTGTTTTTCCTGGGCATTGATTCAGACGGTGAGAACCTCGTGACAGACAGCTGAATGAATTTCACTTCCTCCGCCACTTCCTCCCCTCacagttttttcctttttcttcttCAAGCCCTGAAGGAGGTTGgaaaatgttgcca
Coding sequences within:
- the ifrd1 gene encoding interferon-related developmental regulator 1 isoform X1; the protein is MPRAKKRSGRGGQQGNVLPFSDEDSSIETLSHCSSLSERTSAPEDAGESEEMTQEDFQYKLKVYIDSTVDKSAKTRQGALDGLKTAMATKILYEFISERRMTITDSIERCLKKGKGVEQSAAASLACLLCIQLGSGIESEEVFKTLKPVFKTILNDGTANIQARQACATSLGLCSLVAEDDIMDVYGTMESFETLFTRSYVREDGTRPSVNPQTTQLHTNALLSWALLLTICPGNHIRAITEKHLSKLPRLLENDEVNMRIAAGETIALLFELIRDVDPDFEYDDWEPLCEKLNALATDCNKHRAKTDKRKQRSVFRDVLKAVEDGDFQTETIRFGTERMVIDSWVRKRMYDIFREFVGSGMNYHLQANEFIRDVFELGPPMLIDSAALKAMKSSRLERHLYNAAAFKARTKARNKFRDKRNDVGEF
- the ifrd1 gene encoding interferon-related developmental regulator 1 isoform X2 codes for the protein MTQEDFQYKLKVYIDSTVDKSAKTRQGALDGLKTAMATKILYEFISERRMTITDSIERCLKKGKGVEQSAAASLACLLCIQLGSGIESEEVFKTLKPVFKTILNDGTANIQARQACATSLGLCSLVAEDDIMDVYGTMESFETLFTRSYVREDGTRPSVNPQTTQLHTNALLSWALLLTICPGNHIRAITEKHLSKLPRLLENDEVNMRIAAGETIALLFELIRDVDPDFEYDDWEPLCEKLNALATDCNKHRAKTDKRKQRSVFRDVLKAVEDGDFQTETIRFGTERMVIDSWVRKRMYDIFREFVGSGMNYHLQANEFIRDVFELGPPMLIDSAALKAMKSSRLERHLYNAAAFKARTKARNKFRDKRNDVGEF